The Bubalus bubalis isolate 160015118507 breed Murrah chromosome 16, NDDB_SH_1, whole genome shotgun sequence genome window below encodes:
- the LOC102416077 gene encoding elongin-C-like gives MDGEEKTYGGYEGPDAMYVKLISSDGHEFIVKREHALTSGTIKAMLSGPGQFAENETNEVNFREIRSHVLSKVCMCFTYKVHYTNSPTEIPEFPIAPEIALELLMAANFLDC, from the coding sequence ATGGATGGAGAAGAGAAAACCTATGGTGGCTATGAGGGCCCTGATGCCATGTATGTCAAATTGATATCTTCAGATGGTCATGAGTTTATTGTAAAGAGAGAACATGCGCTAACATCAGGAACAATAAAAGCCATGTTGAGTGGCCCAGGTCAGTTTGCGGAGAATGAAACTAATGAAGTCAATTTTAGAGAGATCCGTTCACACGTGCTATCGAAAGTATGCATGTGTTTTACCTACAAGGTTCACTACACTAACAGCCCCACAGAGATTCCTGAATTCCCAATTGCACCTGAAATTGCACTGGAACTGCTGATGGCTGCGAACTTCCTAGATTGTTAA